Below is a window of bacterium DNA.
CGCGGTGGACGTCAAGGCGACGCCGGAGGACGCGGCGTGGCTCTGCGGCTCGGCCGACCAGCCGCGGAACGCGCGCCGCTGCCTCGAGCTGGCCCGCGACGCGGGGATCGCCGGCGAGGCCCGCACGACCGTCGTCGCGCCGCTCCACGACGCGGCGCGGCTCGAGGCGCTGGCCGAGTTCGCCGCCCCGGCGGAACGCTGGTTCCTGCAGCGCTTCCGCCCCGGCGGGCATCTCGACCAAGACGCGGAGCTGCGCCCGCCCGACGACGCGACGCTGGAACGCGTCGTCGCCTTCGCCGGCCGGCGCGGCCTCGAGACGCGGATCCGGTGACGCACCGGTCCGCGGCGCGGCCTCGAGGCGCGGATCCGGTGACGCCTCCGCCCGCGGCGCGCCGATCGGCCGAGGCGGCGAGTCGCCACGTCGCCGCGGGCGCGCTGACGCGGAGCCGCGCGCGGGGCATACTCGTCCTCCCCACCCCCGGGAAGAGCCGATGAACCTTCTACGGATCGCCGCCCTCATGGGAGCCGCGCTGGCCGGAACGATGGTCGCCCACGCCGACAGCAACGCCCCCGCCGCCCCGGCCGCGCCCGACGCGGACCCCTACGTTTGGCTGGAAGACGTCACGGGCGCCAAGCCGCTCGAGTGGGTCCACGCCCGCAACGCCGAGTCGGCCAAGGAACTCGCCCAAGGCGCCGACTATCAGGCGCTGGAGGACGGGATCCTCAAGATCCTCGATTCGAACGCCAAGATTCCGATGATCGAAAAGGAAGGGCGCTTCTTCTACAACCTCTGGCGCGACGCGGCGCATCCGCGCGGCCTCTGGCGGCGCACGACGCTCGAGGAGTACCGCAAGGCCGAGCCGAAGTGGGAGACGGTGCTCGACGTGGACGCCCTCGGCGCCGCGGAGAAGGTCGGCTGGGTCTTCCACGGCGCGACCTTCCTGAAGCCCGAGCATCGGCTCTGCCTCGTCCATCTCTCGCGCGGCGGCTCCGACGCCGAGGTCGTGCGCGAGTTCGACGTCGAGACGAAGACGTTCGTCGAGGGCGGCTTCGCGCTTCCCGAGGCGAAGAGCCAGGTCTCGTGGATCGACAAGGACACGGTCTTCGTCGGGACCGACTTCGGCCCCGGCTCGCTGACCACCTCCGGCTATCCGCGCGTCGCCAAGATCTGGAAGCGCGGAACGCCCCTCGCCGCGGCCAAGACGGTCTACGAGGGGAAGCCGTCCGACATGGACATCTCCGCCTTCCACGACCAGACGAAGGGGTTCGAGCGGGACCTCGTCGTCCGCACGCCGGCCTTCTACGTCTCCGAGACGTTCCTGCTGGGGAAGGACGGGAAGCTGCGCAAGATCGACCTCCCCGACGACGCCGAGCGGAGCGTCTTCCGCGAGTGGATGCTGATCCAGCCGCGCACGCCCTGGACCGTCGCCGGCAAGACCTATCCCGCCGGCTCGCTGCTCGCGACGCGGTTCGACGACTACATGGCCGGCAAGCGGGAGATCACGACCCTCTTCGCGCCGACCAAGACGACCTCGCTGGTCGAGTTCGACTGGACGCGCCGCAACCTGATCGTCAAGGTCCTCGACGACGTCAAGACGCGGCTCTTCGTCATGACGCCCGGAACCTGGACGCGCCGCCCGCTCGAAGGGGCGCCGGCGATCGGCTCCGCTTCGGTGACCGCGGTGGACGCCGACGAGAGCGACGACTACTTCATGTTCGTCACCGACTTCCTCACGCCGACGACGCTGCGGCTCGGCGCGGTGGGGAAGGCGCCCGAGACGCTCAAGTCGTCGCCGGCGTTCTTCGACGCCTCCGGCCTCGAGGTCGCGCAGCACTTCGCGGTCTCCAAGGACGGGACGCGCGTGCCGTACTTCCAGGTGTCGCGCAAGGGGCTGAAGCTCGACGGGACGAACCCGACGCTGATGACCGGCTACGGCGGCTTCGAGGTCTCGCTGCTGCCGCGCTACGACGCGACGGCGGGCTACGCCTGGATGAGCCGCGGCGGCGTCTACGTCGTCGCCAACATCCGCGGCGGCGGCGAGTACGGGCCGCAATGGCACCAGGCCGCGCTGACCAAGAACCGCCTGCGCGCCTACGAGGACTTCGCCGCGGTGGCGGAGGACCTCGCCGCGCGCAAGGTGACCTCGCCGAAGCACCTCGGCATCGAGGGAGGC
It encodes the following:
- a CDS encoding prolyl oligopeptidase family serine peptidase, producing MVAHADSNAPAAPAAPDADPYVWLEDVTGAKPLEWVHARNAESAKELAQGADYQALEDGILKILDSNAKIPMIEKEGRFFYNLWRDAAHPRGLWRRTTLEEYRKAEPKWETVLDVDALGAAEKVGWVFHGATFLKPEHRLCLVHLSRGGSDAEVVREFDVETKTFVEGGFALPEAKSQVSWIDKDTVFVGTDFGPGSLTTSGYPRVAKIWKRGTPLAAAKTVYEGKPSDMDISAFHDQTKGFERDLVVRTPAFYVSETFLLGKDGKLRKIDLPDDAERSVFREWMLIQPRTPWTVAGKTYPAGSLLATRFDDYMAGKREITTLFAPTKTTSLVEFDWTRRNLIVKVLDDVKTRLFVMTPGTWTRRPLEGAPAIGSASVTAVDADESDDYFMFVTDFLTPTTLRLGAVGKAPETLKSSPAFFDASGLEVAQHFAVSKDGTRVPYFQVSRKGLKLDGTNPTLMTGYGGFEVSLLPRYDATAGYAWMSRGGVYVVANIRGGGEYGPQWHQAALTKNRLRAYEDFAAVAEDLAARKVTSPKHLGIEGGSNGGLLVGNMLVLYPKLLGAVVCQVPLLDMKRYSHLLAGASWMAEYGDPDKPEEWAFIKTFSPYQNVRKGETYPPTFFMTTTRDDRVHPGHARKMMAKMRDMGYDVRYFENTEGGHGAGADNRQAARFRALEYEFLWKTIR